One genomic region from Oncorhynchus gorbuscha isolate QuinsamMale2020 ecotype Even-year linkage group LG13, OgorEven_v1.0, whole genome shotgun sequence encodes:
- the LOC123992233 gene encoding PDZ domain-containing protein 11-like: protein MDQKIPYDDYQLPVVFLPSYESPPAWMAPQERIHHPDYNNELTQFLPRTIVLKKPPGAQLGFNIRGGKASQLGIFISKVVPDSDAHRAGLQEGDQVLSVNEADFQDIEHSRAVEILKTAREILMRLRFFPYNYQRQKERTVH, encoded by the exons ATGGACCAAAAGATCCCATATGATGACTACCAACTACCTGTGGTCTTTTTACCTTCTTATGAGAGTCCCCCAGCATGGATGGCCCCTCAGGAG CGGATCCACCATCCTGACTACAACAATGAGCTGACCCAGTTCCTGCCACGCACCATTGTGTTGAAGAAACCTCCAGGGGCACAGCTAGGCTTCAACATCCGTGGGGGAAAGGCCTCCCAGCTGGGCATCTTCATCTccaag GTGGTCCCAGATTCGGACGCTCACAGGGCAGGGCTCCAGGAGGGAGATCAGGTGCTGTCTGTCAATGAGGCGGACTTCCAGGACATAGAGCACTCGAGG GCTGTAGAGATTCTGAAGACTGCCAGGGAGATTCTGATGAGGTTGCGCTTCTTTCCCTACA ACTaccagagacagaaggagaggactGTGCACTAG
- the gdpd2 gene encoding glycerophosphoinositol inositolphosphodiesterase GDPD2 isoform X1: MMSEDSCGRKCCRVMYSCNWRQPSERKRKCSCCWLSVLTAVSLLTLFWMYVCLMAFNDREDVNWKAFSILKLWVNWFMVLIVIAAVLTIYCILLLVFALVQLALKEPLDLHCLHKLFLFLGVVFIALGTTGISLQWKKEWHTVLLSLQATAPFLQMGGVGALTLVSCLVFQCFQRTRRIASKILIMVVFAGVSVAIFLSPLLIQSPCLVEEKQLPPKPALIGHRGAPMLTPENTLMSFRRSVGCHVIAFETDVQLSKDRVPYLMHDHGSHFLRRTTDVLHKFPGKDFNHSTNLTWEELQELNAGDWFLKTDPFCSVSQLSEQEKKTAGNQSVPSLLQLLDLAKTHNTSVIFDLKNDDNNDTIDTVNTILKSGIPQDLILWLPPKHRVDVREVAPGFIQVYNDVSDMDLDRGDHLNVKYSALSATEIWELRSRNVSVNLWVVNEPWLFSLLWCSGANSVTTNACSLLQDMTQPDWTMRPDRYRMIWITVDLGSLLIMVTLFILQREREAKKGFSGWNQRELSPFLPSE, encoded by the exons ATGATGTCTGAGGACAGCTGTGGCCGAAAATGCTGCAGGGTAATGTATAGCTGCAACTGGAGGCAGCCCAGTGAGAGGAAACGAAAA TGTTCCTGCTGCTGGTTGTCGGTCCTTACCGCTGTGTCCCTGCTCACTCTCTTCTGGATGTACGTCTGTCTGATGGCTTTCAATGACCGTGAGGATGTCAACTG GAAGGCCTTTTCCATTCTTAAACTGTGGGTGAACTGGTTCATGGTGCTGATCGTTATCGCTGCCGTACtgaccatctactgcatcctgctACTG GTATTTGCACTAGTCCAACTTGCCTTGAAAGAGCCTTTGGACTTACACTGTCTACACAAG TTGTTCCTGTTTTTAGGTGTGGTCTTCATCGCCCTGGGCACCACTGGAATAAGCCTACAGTGGAAAAAAGAGTGGCACACTGTTCTCTTGTCACTACAG GCCACGGCTCCATTCctacagatgggaggggttggagCCCTGACCTTGGTAAGCTGCCTGGTGTTCCAGTGTTTCCAAAGGACCCGCAGAATAG CCTCTAAGATCCTCATCATGGTAGTGTTTGCTGGCGTGTCGGTGGCAATCTTCCTCAGCCCCCTCCTCATCCAATCCCCTTGTCTGGTGGAGGAGAAACAGCTGCCCCCTAAACCTGCCCTCATTGGTCATCGCGGAGCACCAATG ctAACCCCAGAGAACACCCTGATGTCGTTCAGGAGGAGTGTGGGGTGCCACGTGATCGCCTTTGAGACGGACGTGCAGCTCAG TAAGGACAGAGTTCCTTACCTGATGCATGACCACGGAAGCCATTTCCTGAGGAGGACTACAGATGTTCTACATAAGTTCCCTGGGAAAGACTTCAACCACAGCACAAACCTCACCTGGGAGGAGCTACAGGAATTAAACGCTGGTGATTGGTTCCTGAAG ACGGATCCGTTCTGCTCAGTCTCCCAGCTCTCAGAGCAGGAGAAGAAGACAGCTGGGAACCAGAGTGTTCCCTCCCTTCTGCAGTTGCTGGACCTAGCCAAGACTCATAACACCTCTGTCATCTTTGACCTAAAAAATGACGACAACAATGACACTATCGACACCGTGAACACCATCCTCAAATCTGGCATCCCCCAAGACCTG ATCCTCTGGCTTCcccccaaacacagggtggatgTGAGGGAGGTCGCACCAGGGTTCATACAGGTCTACAACGATGTGTCTGATATGGACCTTGACAGAGGAGACCATCTGAATGTCAAATACAGTGCGCTGAGTGCCACAGAGATTTG GGAGCTTCGGAGCAGGAATGTGTCAGTGAACCTGTGGGTGGTGAATGAACCATGGCTCTTCTCTCTGCTGTGGTGCTCGGGGGCCAACTCTGTGACCACCAACGCCTGCTCCCTCCTACAGGACATGACCCAGCCTGACTGGACAATG AGACCTGATAGATACAGAATGATATGGATCACAGTGGACCTGGGGTCATTGCTCATAATGGTCACACTGTTCATTTTACAGAG GGAAAGAGAAGCAAAGAAAGGATTTTCCGGCTGGAATCAGAGAGAATTGTCCCCCTTCTTACCCTCTGAATAG
- the gdpd2 gene encoding glycerophosphoinositol inositolphosphodiesterase GDPD2 isoform X2, translated as MMSEDSCGRKCCRVMYSCNWRQPSERKRKCSCCWLSVLTAVSLLTLFWMYVCLMAFNDREDVNWKAFSILKLWVNWFMVLIVIAAVLTIYCILLLVFALVQLALKEPLDLHCLHKLFLFLGVVFIALGTTGISLQWKKEWHTVLLSLQMGGVGALTLVSCLVFQCFQRTRRIASKILIMVVFAGVSVAIFLSPLLIQSPCLVEEKQLPPKPALIGHRGAPMLTPENTLMSFRRSVGCHVIAFETDVQLSKDRVPYLMHDHGSHFLRRTTDVLHKFPGKDFNHSTNLTWEELQELNAGDWFLKTDPFCSVSQLSEQEKKTAGNQSVPSLLQLLDLAKTHNTSVIFDLKNDDNNDTIDTVNTILKSGIPQDLILWLPPKHRVDVREVAPGFIQVYNDVSDMDLDRGDHLNVKYSALSATEIWELRSRNVSVNLWVVNEPWLFSLLWCSGANSVTTNACSLLQDMTQPDWTMRPDRYRMIWITVDLGSLLIMVTLFILQREREAKKGFSGWNQRELSPFLPSE; from the exons ATGATGTCTGAGGACAGCTGTGGCCGAAAATGCTGCAGGGTAATGTATAGCTGCAACTGGAGGCAGCCCAGTGAGAGGAAACGAAAA TGTTCCTGCTGCTGGTTGTCGGTCCTTACCGCTGTGTCCCTGCTCACTCTCTTCTGGATGTACGTCTGTCTGATGGCTTTCAATGACCGTGAGGATGTCAACTG GAAGGCCTTTTCCATTCTTAAACTGTGGGTGAACTGGTTCATGGTGCTGATCGTTATCGCTGCCGTACtgaccatctactgcatcctgctACTG GTATTTGCACTAGTCCAACTTGCCTTGAAAGAGCCTTTGGACTTACACTGTCTACACAAG TTGTTCCTGTTTTTAGGTGTGGTCTTCATCGCCCTGGGCACCACTGGAATAAGCCTACAGTGGAAAAAAGAGTGGCACACTGTTCTCTTGTCACTACAG atgggaggggttggagCCCTGACCTTGGTAAGCTGCCTGGTGTTCCAGTGTTTCCAAAGGACCCGCAGAATAG CCTCTAAGATCCTCATCATGGTAGTGTTTGCTGGCGTGTCGGTGGCAATCTTCCTCAGCCCCCTCCTCATCCAATCCCCTTGTCTGGTGGAGGAGAAACAGCTGCCCCCTAAACCTGCCCTCATTGGTCATCGCGGAGCACCAATG ctAACCCCAGAGAACACCCTGATGTCGTTCAGGAGGAGTGTGGGGTGCCACGTGATCGCCTTTGAGACGGACGTGCAGCTCAG TAAGGACAGAGTTCCTTACCTGATGCATGACCACGGAAGCCATTTCCTGAGGAGGACTACAGATGTTCTACATAAGTTCCCTGGGAAAGACTTCAACCACAGCACAAACCTCACCTGGGAGGAGCTACAGGAATTAAACGCTGGTGATTGGTTCCTGAAG ACGGATCCGTTCTGCTCAGTCTCCCAGCTCTCAGAGCAGGAGAAGAAGACAGCTGGGAACCAGAGTGTTCCCTCCCTTCTGCAGTTGCTGGACCTAGCCAAGACTCATAACACCTCTGTCATCTTTGACCTAAAAAATGACGACAACAATGACACTATCGACACCGTGAACACCATCCTCAAATCTGGCATCCCCCAAGACCTG ATCCTCTGGCTTCcccccaaacacagggtggatgTGAGGGAGGTCGCACCAGGGTTCATACAGGTCTACAACGATGTGTCTGATATGGACCTTGACAGAGGAGACCATCTGAATGTCAAATACAGTGCGCTGAGTGCCACAGAGATTTG GGAGCTTCGGAGCAGGAATGTGTCAGTGAACCTGTGGGTGGTGAATGAACCATGGCTCTTCTCTCTGCTGTGGTGCTCGGGGGCCAACTCTGTGACCACCAACGCCTGCTCCCTCCTACAGGACATGACCCAGCCTGACTGGACAATG AGACCTGATAGATACAGAATGATATGGATCACAGTGGACCTGGGGTCATTGCTCATAATGGTCACACTGTTCATTTTACAGAG GGAAAGAGAAGCAAAGAAAGGATTTTCCGGCTGGAATCAGAGAGAATTGTCCCCCTTCTTACCCTCTGAATAG